From Shewanella psychrophila, a single genomic window includes:
- a CDS encoding YjjW family glycine radical enzyme activase: MLRVLEQAYSDAAHQRRNERSATVTKILSFSCVDGPGNRLVIFLQGCNFNCKSCHNPHTIGLCDNCGLCLSSCPVQALSLIETDGAGAINWDTDLCIECDACLEACPKQASPKTCQYTVSQLLAVIRKNSPFITGITVSGGEASLQLMFIVGLFSAIKSSPELQHLNCMLDTNGSLSESGWHKLLPYMDGAMVDLKAWQKETHLWLTGRDNHRVFRSMELLASEEKLYEVRLLHIPGKSDLDSEISAIAEYLKRLPSSTKIRLNAFGHHGVKGEALAWQTCSEEDMTTLAERLTERGVISLTLPSVYL; encoded by the coding sequence TTGCTACGAGTCCTAGAGCAAGCCTACAGTGATGCAGCCCACCAGAGGAGAAATGAGAGAAGCGCAACCGTTACTAAGATATTGAGCTTCTCCTGCGTCGACGGTCCAGGCAATAGGCTAGTCATCTTCCTTCAGGGATGTAACTTCAACTGCAAGTCATGCCACAATCCTCACACCATAGGCCTGTGTGATAATTGTGGCCTCTGCCTCTCCTCCTGTCCGGTTCAGGCACTGTCATTAATTGAGACCGATGGAGCTGGCGCAATTAATTGGGACACAGACCTGTGCATCGAATGCGATGCATGTCTGGAGGCGTGCCCGAAACAAGCAAGCCCTAAGACCTGCCAATACACAGTGAGCCAGCTCTTGGCTGTGATTCGGAAAAATAGCCCTTTCATCACAGGGATCACAGTCTCCGGCGGCGAAGCCAGTCTGCAACTCATGTTCATTGTAGGCCTGTTCTCTGCCATAAAATCCAGCCCTGAGCTGCAGCACCTTAACTGTATGTTAGACACCAACGGCAGCCTAAGTGAGTCGGGCTGGCACAAGTTACTACCCTATATGGATGGCGCCATGGTGGATCTTAAGGCCTGGCAGAAGGAAACCCATCTTTGGCTGACAGGCAGAGATAACCACAGGGTGTTTCGCTCCATGGAGCTATTGGCCAGCGAGGAGAAGCTATATGAAGTCAGGCTACTACACATCCCGGGGAAATCAGACTTAGACTCTGAAATATCGGCGATAGCTGAGTATCTAAAGCGACTGCCGAGCTCGACTAAGATCAGACTCAATGCCTTTGGTCACCATGGTGTGAAGGGAGAGGCCTTAGCGTGGCAAACTTGCAGTGAAGAGGATATGACTACTCTGGCCGAGAGACTCACTGAACGCGGGGTAATCTCCTTAACCTTACCTTCTGTTTACCTATAA
- a CDS encoding tRNA (cytidine(34)-2'-O)-methyltransferase, producing the protein MFHIALYEPEIAPNTGNIIRLCANNGCQLHLIEPLGFDLEEKKLRRAGLDYADLTCVTRYKDFPSFLDAMDGKRIMACTTKGSRPHTELSFEKGDVLLFGPETRGLPIEIIESLPTNQRLKIPMAGTSRSLNLSNAVAIISYEAWRQNGFEGAL; encoded by the coding sequence ATGTTTCATATCGCACTCTATGAGCCCGAAATCGCTCCCAATACAGGTAACATCATACGCCTTTGCGCCAACAATGGTTGCCAGCTGCATTTAATTGAGCCATTAGGATTCGATCTCGAAGAGAAGAAGTTACGCCGTGCGGGATTGGACTATGCCGACCTCACCTGTGTCACCAGATATAAAGACTTTCCAAGCTTCCTCGATGCTATGGATGGAAAGCGCATCATGGCCTGTACCACTAAGGGAAGCCGCCCTCATACCGAACTCAGTTTCGAAAAGGGAGATGTCCTCTTGTTCGGCCCTGAAACCAGGGGACTGCCAATAGAGATAATCGAATCACTGCCCACGAATCAGAGACTCAAGATACCCATGGCAGGAACGAGCAGAAGCCTCAACCTCTCCAATGCTGTCGCCATCATCAGTTATGAAGCCTGGCGACAGAACGGTTTCGAAGGAGCACTATAA
- a CDS encoding LysR family transcriptional regulator has product MDLVKLSRISMKHLITLHVMLDTLSVTAAAERLCLSPSSVSKTLSQLRSSLGDDLFYRHGNKLVATPLARRLGPSVQQMIYDMDQLMSQDQFDPFNCEGRFSLAMRESTFELLAAKLSAHVLALAPNIKLEISTKDSVGFDGLIGGTLDFIILPHDLSQPPGSRHDLVWQTLFKDEMVCLMNPDHSLAQRGEGELSLDDYLSYGHIGITDGDLNIPFFEMQLAQLECRRNISISLPDFGSAALMCHHSELLFTCSRRWAEMALQAKGLVSRALPFDYGEVAYSLVWHSATLKDPAQRWFYEQVLACSEAEDSFRLIK; this is encoded by the coding sequence ATGGATCTGGTCAAATTATCCCGTATTAGCATGAAACATCTGATCACCTTACATGTGATGTTAGATACTCTGAGTGTTACGGCTGCCGCTGAGCGGCTCTGTCTAAGTCCTTCTTCTGTCAGTAAAACATTAAGTCAGCTCCGCAGCAGTTTGGGGGATGACCTTTTCTATCGTCATGGCAACAAGCTGGTGGCGACACCTTTGGCGCGCAGGTTGGGGCCGAGTGTACAGCAGATGATCTACGATATGGATCAGCTGATGAGCCAAGATCAATTTGATCCTTTCAATTGTGAGGGGCGGTTCTCATTGGCCATGCGTGAGAGTACCTTCGAACTGCTAGCGGCAAAATTAAGTGCCCATGTGCTGGCACTGGCACCTAATATCAAGCTGGAAATCAGCACCAAGGACAGTGTAGGATTCGATGGCTTGATCGGAGGCACGTTGGACTTTATCATCTTGCCTCACGACCTCAGCCAGCCACCGGGATCTCGACATGATCTGGTTTGGCAAACCTTGTTTAAGGATGAGATGGTTTGCCTGATGAATCCGGATCACTCTTTAGCACAGAGGGGCGAAGGGGAGTTGAGCCTGGATGATTATCTCAGTTACGGCCATATCGGCATCACAGACGGGGATCTGAATATTCCTTTCTTCGAGATGCAACTTGCCCAGCTAGAGTGCCGCAGAAATATCAGCATATCGCTGCCTGACTTTGGCAGTGCAGCCTTGATGTGTCATCATTCTGAGCTGTTGTTTACCTGTTCCCGTCGTTGGGCCGAAATGGCGCTACAGGCCAAGGGGCTTGTCAGCCGTGCCTTACCTTTCGATTATGGCGAGGTGGCCTATAGTCTGGTGTGGCATAGTGCGACCCTGAAAGACCCCGCTCAACGTTGGTTCTATGAGCAGGTATTGGCATGTAGCGAAGCGGAAGATTCATTTAGGCTAATAAAATAG
- a CDS encoding YjjI family glycine radical enzyme — translation MTFRETFNRIVTDPSLTPKQKSNYLALEAEASLAYPQVSSAVSQAMDSGIICDMFEGHAPFKPRYVLPDYAKYLTQGSKYLELKPARNLDEAINALTIIYHHVPSVTNIPVYLGRLDELLMPYVANLDDEAIYNKLRLFWIMLDRTLPDAFMHVNIGPSDNIICRTILRVDAELKQVAPNLTFMYDPNTTPDKLLQQATDNICECSKPHIANYPIHAQTFDKTGFGIVSCYNSLPLAGGANTLVRLNLKQVALLATDSQDFFTHTLPYYCRLMYELIQARTSYLHEESHFFTSFLVEEGLIEETRFAPMFGIYGMAEAVNSLLGEAETSPKSYGHNETANKLGYQISAALNKIVKSTPVTYGYRGRALLHAQGGISLDKGVTPGVRIPYGTEPDPVTHIQALAEHHQYYSSGISEILTIDETVKSNPQAMYQLCKGALSLGLREFTANVASNDLVRVTGYMIKLSDIAAFKKRGSRTNTTGLGAQAAANTGISNRKPRVTSHEQAPCYES, via the coding sequence ATGACTTTTCGGGAAACATTCAACCGTATAGTGACCGACCCCAGCCTAACGCCAAAACAGAAATCCAATTATTTGGCCCTCGAGGCAGAAGCCAGCCTTGCATATCCTCAAGTATCAAGTGCCGTCAGCCAGGCGATGGATTCGGGGATCATCTGTGACATGTTCGAGGGCCATGCCCCTTTCAAACCTCGCTATGTACTGCCCGACTATGCCAAGTATCTGACTCAAGGTTCAAAATATCTGGAGCTGAAGCCAGCACGTAATCTAGATGAGGCCATCAATGCCTTAACTATCATCTATCACCATGTGCCTTCGGTGACCAACATCCCAGTCTACTTGGGTCGATTGGATGAATTGCTGATGCCCTATGTAGCCAATCTGGATGATGAAGCTATCTATAACAAACTCAGGCTATTCTGGATCATGCTAGACCGCACCTTGCCCGATGCCTTTATGCATGTGAACATAGGTCCGTCAGATAACATCATCTGCCGGACTATCTTACGTGTTGATGCAGAGCTGAAGCAGGTCGCGCCTAACCTCACCTTTATGTACGATCCCAACACCACACCCGATAAACTGCTGCAACAGGCAACCGACAATATCTGCGAGTGCAGTAAACCCCACATCGCCAATTACCCGATACATGCTCAGACCTTTGATAAGACTGGTTTCGGTATCGTCAGCTGCTACAACTCATTACCCCTAGCCGGTGGAGCTAACACCCTAGTTCGCCTCAACCTCAAACAAGTGGCTTTGCTAGCCACAGACAGTCAGGATTTTTTCACCCACACCTTGCCCTATTATTGCCGACTCATGTATGAGTTAATCCAGGCCAGAACTAGCTACCTACATGAAGAGTCACACTTCTTCACCAGTTTCCTGGTCGAAGAGGGCCTGATAGAAGAAACAAGATTTGCCCCCATGTTTGGTATCTATGGCATGGCAGAGGCGGTGAACAGCCTACTGGGTGAGGCCGAGACTTCACCGAAATCATATGGTCACAATGAGACCGCCAATAAACTTGGCTATCAGATCTCTGCGGCACTGAACAAAATTGTTAAATCGACACCTGTCACCTATGGCTACCGCGGCCGAGCACTGCTACACGCCCAGGGCGGTATCAGTCTGGATAAGGGGGTCACTCCAGGGGTGCGCATTCCCTATGGAACCGAGCCCGATCCTGTCACCCATATTCAGGCTTTGGCCGAGCATCACCAATATTACTCATCTGGGATCAGCGAGATATTGACTATCGACGAGACGGTGAAATCGAATCCCCAAGCTATGTACCAGCTATGCAAGGGAGCCTTGAGTCTGGGACTGCGTGAATTCACCGCTAATGTGGCCTCCAATGACCTAGTCCGTGTTACGGGTTACATGATCAAGTTGTCGGACATAGCCGCCTTCAAAAAACGCGGTTCCCGCACCAATACCACGGGCCTAGGTGCACAAGCGGCGGCCAATACTGGCATCTCAAACCGTAAACCCAGAGTCACCAGTCATGAGCAAGCACCTTGCTACGAGTCCTAG
- a CDS encoding M16 family metallopeptidase: protein MNTLTHLTKRSNKLMAAIALGSVLALSACASTTSNTSVDTGSFSMPAYEKLVLDNGLTVYLMPQREVPLVTVSAVVRAGSVNDTTSGVAGMTAQSLLLGADGKSKADIEQMVDFLGASIYADAGKEGSYIGADFMAKDSDTMLPLIKSLLLSPNFDAKEFDKLRQREIAGLSQAKESPRSVISRYFDKLVFGTHPYGNANSGTSESLAELNISQLRAFHKSYYQPANTAISVVGDFDTEQMKAELRKLFGQWENGEKGVALKLNEQQPELSSPQVLLVDKSDAIETTFLIGGKGISRDNPDYVGLKVVNTILGGRFTSWLNDELRVNAGLTYGARSGFIPYSQGGVFRISTFTKTSTTKETIDLALKTYARLWETGIDQVTLDSAKAYVKGQFPPKFETSGQLAGLLSDMYLYGFDDGFINDFQAKVDGLTVAETQRLVSTYFPQQNLQFVIIGNAEKIAPIAAEYGEVKTLDIKAVGFGG, encoded by the coding sequence ATGAATACGTTAACTCATCTCACTAAGCGTTCAAATAAGTTGATGGCAGCTATTGCTCTGGGCAGTGTATTAGCACTTTCGGCCTGCGCTTCAACGACAAGTAATACCAGCGTAGATACTGGTAGTTTTAGCATGCCGGCGTATGAGAAATTAGTATTAGACAATGGGCTGACTGTATATCTAATGCCTCAGAGAGAAGTCCCTTTGGTGACCGTCAGTGCTGTGGTACGGGCAGGTTCGGTAAATGATACAACCTCTGGCGTGGCTGGGATGACGGCGCAAAGCCTGCTACTCGGTGCTGACGGAAAATCTAAGGCCGATATAGAGCAGATGGTGGATTTTCTCGGCGCTTCTATCTATGCCGATGCGGGCAAAGAGGGCAGCTATATCGGTGCCGACTTTATGGCTAAAGACAGCGATACAATGTTGCCGCTAATCAAGAGTCTGCTTTTATCCCCCAATTTTGATGCCAAGGAATTCGATAAGCTACGTCAAAGAGAGATTGCCGGACTATCTCAGGCTAAAGAGAGCCCTCGCTCTGTGATCAGCCGCTATTTCGATAAACTCGTTTTCGGTACGCATCCATACGGCAATGCTAACTCTGGTACCAGTGAGTCTTTAGCCGAGCTAAATATTTCACAGTTAAGGGCTTTTCATAAAAGTTATTACCAGCCAGCTAATACGGCAATTAGTGTCGTCGGTGACTTCGATACTGAGCAGATGAAAGCCGAGCTTAGAAAGCTGTTTGGCCAGTGGGAAAATGGCGAGAAAGGCGTGGCACTTAAGCTGAATGAACAGCAGCCTGAATTATCGTCTCCGCAGGTATTATTAGTCGATAAGAGTGATGCCATAGAAACTACTTTTTTGATTGGTGGTAAGGGTATTTCACGGGATAACCCGGATTATGTGGGTTTAAAAGTAGTTAATACTATCTTAGGTGGCCGTTTTACCTCTTGGCTCAATGATGAGTTAAGGGTTAATGCTGGACTGACCTATGGCGCTCGCTCAGGATTTATTCCTTACTCTCAGGGGGGGGTCTTTAGAATTAGCACCTTTACTAAGACTTCAACGACCAAAGAGACTATCGATTTGGCATTGAAAACTTACGCCAGGCTATGGGAAACAGGCATAGATCAAGTAACACTGGATTCAGCTAAGGCCTATGTTAAAGGCCAGTTTCCGCCTAAGTTTGAAACCAGCGGACAGCTTGCAGGTTTGCTATCTGATATGTATCTCTATGGCTTCGATGATGGCTTCATCAATGATTTTCAAGCTAAAGTGGACGGCTTAACTGTGGCCGAGACGCAGAGATTGGTCAGCACATACTTTCCGCAGCAAAACCTGCAGTTTGTCATCATAGGCAATGCCGAGAAAATAGCGCCTATTGCGGCCGAGTATGGTGAAGTTAAAACCTTAGACATCAAAGCCGTTGGTTTTGGAGGCTAG